DNA from Dama dama isolate Ldn47 chromosome 5, ASM3311817v1, whole genome shotgun sequence:
ACCACATTGTCAAGGAGCGGTGAGCTATGGGCTGTGATCTGGCACTGGGGGTACAGTGGGGAACACGGCCAAGACCCCACCCACAGAGCTGGCCTCCTCTTGAAGGAAGCAGACCAGGAAACAACTCCATGTTGTTCTAATGGTTACAAGTCCACACAAATGCCATGAGGGATGCTCTCCACAAAGGGAACTGGAGGACACACGTGAGTTACAGGCTGGTCAGAGGAGGTGTCTGAGGGCAGACCTTTGAGACAGCCAGGGGGAGTGTAGTTCAGGAAGAGCGaacagtgcaaaggccctgtggtgagAGAGAGCCAGTCTGGGGGTGCACGGGCTTGCACGGTCAGCCCTGGAAGTGTGGCTGGCACCTGCCGTCAGCTATTTCTTGCCCATCCTTCTCCATGGTCCCCCTCCGTCACTGACTCAATCGGAGGACGCTTGGTAGTGTCTGGAGACACTTCTGGTTCTCGTGACTAGGATGGCAGAGGGGTCTCGTAGTATTTAGGGGCCACAGATGCTGCCCAGCCCCCTATGGCACACAGCACAGCCCCCACCGCCCAGAACAGCCTGGCCCAAAGTGGCGGCAGTGGTGAGATTCAGAAACTCGGGGCTGCCTGCATGCCTGTCTTTCTCTTGGGGACTGTTTGCCCAGGAGCGCTCAGCTCCGGCCTGGATGGACTTGGTCTAATTAGCCGGACCAGCCCCGGGCCAGCCAGCTGAGCAACAGCCCCGGCCTGGGAGCTCCACGGCAGGCGTTctcacccccagccctgcagccgcAAGCTGGGCGGCCCAAGAAGAGGGCCTGCTCCGAGCAGGTCCTCCGCTAACACAGAGCTGGCGAGTGTGACACGGCTGTCctgtggaagaaatgaaaaaaaaaaaaaggtgcacaAGAAAAAAGCAAGTGTCTGGATTCACGCACACACCATGTGGCAGTGTGATGGCGCTCCTGTTCTGCGTCGCCCACTCCTCGGCCGTTGCTCAAGAATGAATGGCCGCTGGTGCTTCTAGGAAGGGCTCGGTGGTTGGGGTGGTCTGTGAGGTGGAGAGGAGGAGACTTGGAAACATCCGAGGGGCTGACCGAGGCTCGGGGGGCCTCTGAACCCAGAAGCCGAGCGTCTCTCCTGTTGTCTCGCGAGAGGCCCCCGCAGGCCTTTCTTCTGTCTCGCGCCGTGTCTGAGGACCTGGCCTTCCCTCCCGACCCTTGGAGCTAAGCGGGCTCGTCCTAGTTCCGCAGAGCCTCCCAAGGCCACGGGGAAGCCGGTGCTGCCCAGGCCCCCAGGGCGTGGCCCGGCTCCCTgtccaggagatggtggtggCCTGGCTGGGCCTGGCACGGGAACGGGGCCTCTGGGGTGGCTGACGGGTGGGAGCAGCGGGGTCGGAGGCCCCCGGGAGACCAGGCGGAGCGGCCTCGTGAGCGCTGCGCCCCCTGGCTGCGCAGGTACCCCACGTTCATCGACGCGCTGCGGGACCTGGACGACGCCCTGTCCATGTGCTTCCTCTTCTCCACCTTCCCGCGGACTGGCAAGTGCCACGTGCACACGATCCAGCTCTGCCGCCGGCTGGCCGTGGAGTTCATGCACTACGTCATCGCCGCCCGCGCCCTGCGCAAGGTGAGCCCTGGGCCTCCGGTGgggccccgccccccggccccctGCCGCGGGCCTCACACGCCGCCGTCCGCTCCTCCTCCGcaggtcttcctgtccatcaAAGGCATCTACTACCAGGCCGAAGTGCTGGGCCAGCCGATCGTGTGGATCACTCCCTATACCTTCTCCCACGATGTGAGTGTTTCCCCCGGGAGGGGTTTGTGCGGGGCCGTGGCTTCCTCTCCGGTTCCTAGCCGGAGATGAGAGGGTGGGCGGAGAGGGGATCGTCCTGTCCTGCAGAACCAGCTGGGGTCCTGAGTGCCGGCCGGGTGTGGCGAGGGTCGGGGGAGTGTGTGGTAACAGGAGCCTGAGCCAGCCTGGCTGGCGTACCTGCTGGCTGGTTGGCCTTGGACGGGTTCTCCTACCTCGCACGTTTAATAAGGCGCCTGCACTTCTGAACCTCTGTCCTGAGAGTTTGAGGGAGAAGAGCTTTCCCAGTGCCCAGTCCTCAGGGGTCGAGGAAGGAAGAGTGAGCAGCGGCCGGGAGGAGCGTGCCTGTGTGCACGCAGAGCCCAGCCTGCCTCCATCCCGCTGGGTCCTCACCCAGCTTTCTCTGTCTTTTAGACTGTGGGGGGGTTTGGGGCAGGATCCATGAAGAGAAATGCTGACTTGACCTCCAGATGGGGGTTGTCAGCCCCACAGGGTCACAGCTGATTTCTCCTGTGGTGGGCCTAcgtcagctccgcttcatgctcatgcCCTGAGTGGAAACTGCTGCCTTCAGCAGAGACCTGGCTAGGTGGCGGCTTCGCTGCCCGGGGAGTGGGTGCTCCAGCGGGAGTGAGTGCATAGTCGGGCTCCGCTGGGCCCCTCCCTACTCCTTacgctgggctgggctggggagccACGGGCCGGAAGCCCTCTGAGGCCCCGCAGTGGGGATTGGTGGCAGCCTCCGTGGGTGAGAGGTGCTTGGCCCCCAGCAGCCCCTGTGTCTGCTCTGGGGGCCGGCATGTGTGAGTCCATGCTCTTTGTTTATTCCCTGCCCCGTCCCTCCTTGCCCCATCCCTCCTCTCCCCGTCCTTCCTGCCCGCCTGCCCTCCTTCTCcagccctccctctccttcctgctcTCTGATGTCCCACCCCCGCACTGCTCAGACTGGCCTTTGTCTGTCCCGCTGGGGTGAATAGGGCCCTATGGTGGCTGGCCTCCACACAGCTGGCCCTGGAGGCGCGGGGGAGGGCACGGGCcgcccctttctccttcctctgaccAGCGCACTCCCGCTGCCTCCTCCCAGCAGGAGGATGGGGGACCCGGGCTGGGTCAGAGCTGAGGCCCTCatgtgccccctcctcctcccgctcTGCCCCTGCACAGCCAGTGCTGGGCTCCCAGCAGCAGGACCCAGGCAGGTAGTGGGGTTCAGGGCGCTGCTGGGTCGTGGGGGAGTCACTGCTCACATGCCCCCAGGCCTCTGGAAGAACCGAGGTATCAACGTGGGGGACAGGTGGGACTGTGCTCTGTTTTTGCCCAGGCAGGCAGCATTTCTCAAGAGCACCCTGAGGCTGGGCCAGGCGGCTGCCCAGCCCGTCCTGGGCCCTCAGGCTGTGCCTTTGTCTCTGGTTTGGGCCTGAGGCAGGGTTAGATTCTGAGTGTTGGCCCCAAAGGTCCCGCCAGGGCTTGTAGGTGCAGTGTGCCCTCTGCCCACTGCCCCAGCTGTCCCCATCCAGGCAGGTGGGCTGTTCCAGGGCCACCTCGCCCATCCGGGCCCCCAGGTGCTCGTGGGCTAGCCCCAGGGGAGACAGTAAATGAAAATTGTGAGCTGAGCGGTGGAGCAGGCGTGAGCAGCCTCTGCAGGGATGGAAGTCTGACCTGCAGAGTGAGGAGGGGGCAGTGGGCATCAGCAGTCCTGGGCACCTCAAGGCAAAGGTTTTCCTTTCTCACCACTAGCGGGGATCTGGCTCTGGTCTCCAGGACAGCCCTTGGGACCCTTGTCCAGAGCCTGACTGGTGCCCAGGATGCTCCTGGGTGGGGACCCCCTGGACTCTGCCCAAGGGGCCGAGCTCTGAAGGCAGGGCGGCCCCAAGGGCCCTCCTGGTCCTCGGGCAGCCAGCGCCCCCGCCCGGGTGGCTGTCCATGTGCTCCCTGCACTGACGCTGCCTCCACGCCCGCTGTATCCACAGCACCCGACAGACGTGGACTACAGGGTCATGGCCACGTTTACCGAGTTCTACACCACCCTGCTGGGCTTCGTCAACTTCCGCCTCTACCAGTCTCTCAACCTGCACTACCCGCCCAAGGTAGGCCctgccctcgccttctccccACCGGGCGGGGGCACAGCCTCTGcctgcagggaggtgggggctggggcctCCCCTTCCTCTGACCGACCCCTCCTCGCCTCCCAGCTCGAGAGTCAGGTCCACACAGAAGCGAAGACCAGCGAGGACACCTACGCCCTGGACTCGGAGAGCTCTCTGGAGGTGAGAGGGGCTTCCAGCGCCGGCCCTGCATCCCCCAGAACCCAAACCCACTGAGAGCCGTCCCAGAGTGGCCAGtgctccccctcccccgcctgcAAGCAGTGTCTCTACAGCCCTGCTTCTTTCCGCAGAAACTGGCCGCCCTCAGTGCCAGTCTGGCCCGCGTGGTGGTGCCCACGGCGGAGGAGGAAGCTGAGGTGGACGAGTTTCCTGCTGATGGGGTGAGCACTGCACGGCCTTCTGGAGGCGGGTCGGGGGTCCTGAGGGGCGTAGGAGGAAGCTGGGGAGGGGCTCgtctccagcctctgcctcccgTGGGGGTGCGGGCGGGCCCGACAGGGTGAGCAGCCCCTCCTCCCGACAGGAGATGGCGGCGCAGGAGGAGGACCGCAGGAAGGAGCTGGAGGCACAGGAAAAGCACAAGAAGCTCTTTGAGGGCCTGAAGTTCTTCCTGAACCGCGAGGTGCCCCGCGAGGCCCTGGCCTTCGTCATCAGGTGGGGGCCTGACTGCACCGGCCAGGTCCCGCCCTGGACCAGGGACCCTGGGGGAGGGAACAGGTGTGTCCTGGGAGGGTGAGCTTGTGCCTGAGGACCCTCGTGGGCTCCCCCTGTGCCTGTAGGAGTTTCGGGGGGATTGTGTCCTGGGACAAATCTCTGTGCATCGGGGCCACCTATGACGTCACAGACCCTGGCATCACCCACCAGATTGTTGACCGGCCTGGGCAGCAGACCCCGGTCATCGGCAGGTAGGCCCCCGAgaccctcttcttcctctgcatGTTTGGGTTTCTGGGGGCGGAGGTCTGTGTCCAGGGCCCTGCAGATGCAGCCAGGTCCTCGGGGGGCCCCGTGACACTCTCTGCTCCTGCCCTGCGCCAGGTACTACGTGCAGCCCCAGTGGGTGTTTGACTCGGTGAACGCCCGGCTCCTCCTCCCCGTGGCAGACTACTTCCCTGGGGTGCAGCTGCCCCCGCACCTCTCACCCTTCGTGACGGAGAAGGAAGGCGACTATGTGCCCCCGGAGAAACTGAAGCTCCTGGCCCTGCAGCGGGGCGAGCACCCAGGTGCGTGGAGGAGGCTGGACTGGGCGGGCTGGGCACACTCCTCCAGGCCGGCCTCGGCTACCGGGTCTCAGCTGGCTGCTTCCCTGATTGGCTACGGGGCACGTTCCAGAGAACTGGGCAGTCAGTGGGGACACAAAGCCCTGTACATCCTCCTTGGAGTAACACGGCTTAGGAGGAGGAAATGTTTGTGTCCTGGACTCTCGTGTCACTTGATGTCCAGGATAACTGAGCAGAATGGTCTGGAAGTTTCCGTGGGAGGCAGCAGAACTGAGGGGTGGGGAGCCTGGAGTTTGTGCTGAAGGCAGCTGGGCCCAGGGGGAGGTGCTGGGGGGCCGTGGCTGAGCCAGCCCTGCTCTGCCCCTAGAATGTCCACTGCCAGTTCTCACACCACAGGGGGAAGGGCAGACCCCCAGGGTGCAGAATTCTTGGTTCTTTGTAGGAAACTTGAATGAATCTgaggaggaggacgaggaggaAGACGACGAAGGTGATGGcgaggaagagggagaaaaagaggaggaggaagaggaggaggacatggaGGCTGATtcggagaaggaggaagaggctcGGCTGACCGCCCTGGAGGAGCAGAGGCTGGAGGGGAAGACGGAGGCCCGACTGACCGCCCCGGAGGAGCCGAGGCTGGAGGGGAAGGTAGTGGGGAGTGGACCAAGGTCTCATCCTGGGAAGCAGCCCCCCACAGCCATCTTGGTGCCAGACAGGCGGGAGCCAGAGGGGGCtggaggtggagggtggggtcAGCCTGTCCCCATGTGCATCCTCCCTGTGTCCCCAGAAGCCCAGGGTGATGGCTGGCACCGTGAAGCTGGAGGACAAGCAGCGGCTGGCCCAGGAGGAGGAGAGCGAGGCCAAGCGCCTGGCCATCATGATGATGAAGAAGCGGGAGAAGTACCTCTACAACAAGATCATGTTCGGCAAGAGGCGCAAAATCCGCGAGGTGAGTCTCCCTGCCCgatgctccccaccccctccacctgaGGCTCAGATGGGGCCTCACAGCTGAGCTTCCAGGCCTGTCAGCTCTCCTGGGCAGACTCTGGGCCAAAAAAGAGTTTAAGACAGTACTGTGTACACCAGAACTTGAATGGATGGGAAGGTGGCTCGCCCCTCATTGCCCTTGAGGTGGTCTGGAGTAACAGCCCCCCAGTTTTCTTTTGTGCATGTAATAACATGGGTGTTATTGGGGGTGTGTCATGCTATacaacctggaggagggcatggcaacccactccagtaatcttgcctggagaatcccatggacagaggagcctagtgggctacagcccatggggtcactaagagttggacacgactgaagtgactcagcgcACACGCACGTGCTATACATACAGCACTTCGCTTTATTGCGCTTCACAGATGCAGTGTTTGTTAAAAACGGAAGGTTTGTGGCAGCTCTATGTGGAGCAAGTCTGTTTAGCACCGTTTCCCCAGTATTTTCCCATTCCATGTGTCTGTCACCAGTGACAttggtaattctcacagtattCCGGACTTTTTCATTAGTATTATTTGTTGTAGTAATGTAGTGATCAGTGTTCTTTGATGTTACCATCACTAAAAAAAACCATCACTAAAAAAGACTACCGTTCACTGAAGGCTCAGGTGGGGGTTAGTATTTTATTAGCAGTGAAGTCTTTTATAATGAATGTGTATGGATGGTGTCTGTAGACATGATGCTACTACACACTATTTAATAGACAACAGCATAGCATAAACAGAACTTTTttgtgcactgggaaaccaaaaagttCTTGGGACTCTCTTTATTGTAATGCTTGCTTTTTTTGGGGTGGTGGGTGGACTCAAACCTACAATATCTCCAGGGTCTGCCTAAAAATCATTCTGCTGTGTTTGTCATTAGCGTGAGCTGTCCATGGCCTCGTACAGTGC
Protein-coding regions in this window:
- the PES1 gene encoding pescadillo homolog isoform X2 yields the protein MGGLEKKKYERGSATNYITRNKARKKLQLSLADFRRLCILKGIYPHEPKHKKKVNKGSTAARTFYLIKDIKFLLHEPIVNKFREYKVFVRKLRKAYGKSEWNTVERLKDNKPNYKLDHIVKERYPTFIDALRDLDDALSMCFLFSTFPRTGKCHVHTIQLCRRLAVEFMHYVIAARALRKVFLSIKGIYYQAEVLGQPIVWITPYTFSHDHPTDVDYRVMATFTEFYTTLLGFVNFRLYQSLNLHYPPKLESQVHTEAKTSEDTYALDSESSLEKLAALSASLARVVVPTAEEEAEVDEFPADGEMAAQEEDRRKELEAQEKHKKLFEGLKFFLNREVPREALAFVIRSFGGIVSWDKSLCIGATYDVTDPGITHQIVDRPGQQTPVIGRYYVQPQWVFDSVNARLLLPVADYFPGVQLPPHLSPFVTEKEGDYVPPEKLKLLALQRGEHPGNLNESEEEDEEEDDEGDGEEEGEKEEEEEEEDMEADSEKEEEARLTALEEQRLEGKTEARLTAPEEPRLEGKKPRVMAGTVKLEDKQRLAQEEESEAKRLAIMMMKKREKYLYNKIMFGKRRKIREANKLAEKRKAHDEAVRSEKKAKKVRAL
- the PES1 gene encoding pescadillo homolog isoform X1 gives rise to the protein MCFLFSTFPRTGKCHVHTIQLCRRLAVEFMHYVIAARALRKVFLSIKGIYYQAEVLGQPIVWITPYTFSHDHPTDVDYRVMATFTEFYTTLLGFVNFRLYQSLNLHYPPKLESQVHTEAKTSEDTYALDSESSLEKLAALSASLARVVVPTAEEEAEVDEFPADGEMAAQEEDRRKELEAQEKHKKLFEGLKFFLNREVPREALAFVIRSFGGIVSWDKSLCIGATYDVTDPGITHQIVDRPGQQTPVIGRYYVQPQWVFDSVNARLLLPVADYFPGVQLPPHLSPFVTEKEGDYVPPEKLKLLALQRGEHPGNLNESEEEDEEEDDEGDGEEEGEKEEEEEEEDMEADSEKEEEARLTALEEQRLEGKTEARLTAPEEPRLEGKKPRVMAGTVKLEDKQRLAQEEESEAKRLAIMMMKKREKYLYNKIMFGKRRKIREANKLAEKRKAHDEAVRSEKKAKKVRAL